The DNA window TAACGACTTGCCCATTAATCTTTTAACTGAATAAATGGTGCATTCTGGATCAACACTTAATTGCTTTTTGGCTTCTTTACCTACAATAATTTTACCTTCCGAGTTTATGTAAATAATGGATGGGACAAAGAGGTCTTTTTGGTTGATGTCCTTGATTATCAAAGGCTTGCTATCCTTAATGAATGAAATCAAGCTATTGGTAGTCCCAAGATCAATCCCAACAATGATCTCCTCATTTTTTCTGATTGTACCGGTCTTAAAATTAATTGCAACTTTCCCCATGACGACTATTAAACCAAATCTTACTTAATGTGTTTAAGTGAGCATATGTTTAGCATAAGCAAGAATAAACAAACCATTTTATTTATTGTTTTGGCCGGTTTGTTCATTACGAATGCAATAATAGCTGAGTTTATCGGAGTTAAAATCTTTTCTTTAGAAAAATCTCTTGGTTTTGGTTCATTGGATTTTTCACTTTTTGGCATCGATAATTTGGCATTTAATCTTACGGCAGGGGTGCTTTTATGGCCAGTTGTCTTTGTAATGACGGACATTATTAATGAATATTTTGGACCAAAAGGGGTGAGATTTTTATCCTACTTGGCGTCCGCTCTGATCATTTATGCATTTTTGGTTGTTTTTTTTGCAGTAAGGTTGCAACCAGCTGATTTTTGGCCCACCTCCCATATTAGTGAGAAGACCCCATGGTTAGGCTCTGAAGTTGGAAATCTGAATACAGCTTATCGACTTATTTTTGGTCAGGGCTTATGGATTATCGTTGGTTCGTTGATAGCTTTTATTTTTGGTCAGATCATAGATGTTTTTGTATTTCATAAAATCAAAGAAAAAACCGGAGAGAATAGCATTTGGCTCAGGTCGACGGGATCAACAATAATCTCTCAGTTTATTGACAGTTACGTTGTTTTGTTCATAGCATTTTATTTCGGGGCCGGTTGGTCAATTAAACAAGTATTGGCAATAGGAACGGTCAACTATATCTACAAATTTATAGTAGCCGTACTTATTACTCCATTAATATACTTAATTCATAAATTAATTGAAAATTTTCTGGGCAAGGATCTCGCTGTGAAGTTAAAACTTGAAGCCATGAACAGACAGAATTCTTAACAATCTTAAAAAATGGCAAAGCAAATCAGCAACACTATACTCATGGTCAGACCTGCTCATTTTGGGTACAATCAGGAGACGGCTACCAGTAATAAATTTCAAAAAAAACAAGAAAAGCAAGACCAAAAAGACATCAAGTCAAAAGCTTGTGAGGAGTTTGACCAAATGGTTGCAGCTTTAAGATTAAATGGTGTCAATGTTCTGGTTTTTGAAGATTCAGAGGACGTTGTTAAACCGGATGCTGTTTTTCCAAACAATTGGATAAGTATGCATGAAGATGGCACACTTATTACTTATCCGATGTTCGCACCGGTGAGACGTAAGGAACGAAGTGAAAACATTATTGAATCGTTGATCAGAGATTTCGATGTAAAGAAACGTCTTTCCCTCGAGTTGTTTGAAAGCAAGGATCAGTTTTTGGAAGGGACCGGTAGCATTATTTTTGATCATGAACATAAACTTGCCTATGCTTGTCAAAGTGTAAGGACTTCAATGGAGGTTTTGCAAAAACTCTGTTTAATAATCGATTATAGACCCATATTATTTAATGCATACGATGCCGGGGGATTTCCAATTTACCATACGAATGTGTTGATGGCATTAGGTAAGGATTTTGTGGTTATATGCATGGAGGCTGTGGAGCAAGGCAGCAGAATTAGATTAGAAGAACAGTTTGAAAAAACAGGAAAAGATGTTATTGATATTTCATTTAATCAAATGGAATCATTTGCTGGAAATATGTTACAAGTTGAAAAAGCAGACCATAATCCACTGTTGGTGATGTCTAAATCTGCTTATGAATCTTTGAATGCCAATCAACTAAGTACCCTGGAATCCAAAACGGATATTTTGCCGGTTTCCATTCCAACTATTGAACAGATCGGTGGTGGTAGTGCAAGATGTATGATGGCAGAAGTCTTTTTACCCCAGCGATTTAATGTTTAATTCTATTCTCATCTTAATAACCTTGCTCGTTTTAAATTTTATCAAACATCAAGAGCAAGTAACTATGAATTAATAGGTATTCGGTCGCTCAATAAATATTTTATGAACAGTTTTCAGATGAAAAACAAATATTAGACGATTAAATTTGTGTAGGCGGTTTGAGGATTTTTAATAAAATTTCAAGAGTAAGGTCCAGTTCTTCTTTTGTATTCAATTGGGAAAAGGAAAATCTCACTGTTCTTCCTTTGGCATTGGGGCGTATATATTCTAACACATGAGAAGATTTCTCAGTGCCTGAGGAACATGCAGAGCCTCCTGAGGCTGCGATTCCATGAATGTCAAGATTCATGAGCAACCATTCAATTCCCTTTTGTTCCGGAAAATTGACACTCAAAATTTTTGGATTGAATTCAGATTCAGGTGTGTTAAAAGATTCGGACAATTCATGATGTTGTAATGCTGATCTAAAGTAAGTATTTAAATGGTATAGATGAGCCAACTTCTCCTTCCAAGATTCAGTGCAAAGTTGAAGAGCCTTTGCCAATGCAGCTATGCCAATAATGTTTTCTGTTCCAGCTCGCAAATTTCTTTCCTGACTCCCACCATAAATGAAAGGTTTAATCAGAGTAGGCTCCTTCAAATATACAAATCCAATTCCTTTAGGTCCATGAAACTTATGGCCGGACCCAGTTGCAAAATCAATGTCCAATTCTGTTACATTTAATTCTATATTTCCAATAGATTGAACTGTGTCAGAATGGTAATAGGCACTATATTTTTTACAGATTTCCGATATTTGTTTGATTGGGGTTAGACTGCCAAGTTCATTATGTGTGTGTATCAAGGTTACCAAAGCTGGCGAATCACTTTCTTTTAAAATAGACTCCAGTTCATTGAGGTTGATCCTGCCATATTCATCCGGATGAAGATATTTTAATTGAACTCCACTAATTTGTGCATACTCTTTGCAGGAGTGCAAAACACAGGGATGTTCAATAGGTGAACTTATGATGGTTTTAACCTGTAAATTTTTAATCACCGCACTAATTATCATATTAGATGATTCAGTGCCACAGGAAGTAAAAAAAACCTGGGAAGGGGAGGTGTGTAAAAAATTGCTCAGGACTTTTCTGCTTTCTTCTATTAAACTTTTAGCAGCGGCTCCTTCCCTATAAATGGAAGAAGGGTTACCGAAAATATTTTTTGAAGTATGATTTATACATTCGATGACTTCAGGTAGCAATGGGGTGGTAGCGGCATTGTCCAGGTAAATCCTTTGATTCATAAGATGTTTTAATTAAATTGCTCAATTTTGATTTTAATATCTTCTACTAAAATCCTGGCTTCCTGCTCCGATTTGGCTTCACTGTAAATTCGTATGATGGGTTCTGTATTTGATTTTCTAAGGTGAAGCCACGAATCCTTGAAATCAATTTTTAAGCCATCTGCTAAATTGATTTGCACATCGCTATAAGCAGCTGAAAGATTTTTGAGCAAGTCTTCAAAATTAAGTGTAGGATCAATATTAATTTTATCCTTATGCATATAATATAAAGGATATCCTGATTTCAATTGAGACAAAGTCTTGTTTTTTGTTGCCATATTTGCCAAAACAAGGACAATTCCAATTAGTGAATCTCTACCAAAATGTAAATCCGGCAAAATTATTCCTCCATTTCCTTCTCCGCCTATTACAGCATTCACTTCCTTCATTTTATTAACCACATGAACTTCTCCAACAGCAGACGAATAGTGTTTTCCTCCTTTTTGTAAGGTAAGGTCTGCGAGTGCACGAGAAGAGGAAAGATTGGAGACCGTGTTGCCAGGTTTTACATCGAGCATAAAATCTGCACAGCAAATTAGAGAATATTCCTCTCCAAAATACTGTCCCTCATGGTCTACCAATGCCAGTCTGTCAACATCGGGGTCAACTGCAATACCCAGATCTGCCTTGTTTTTAGTGGCTTCCATTAATTCCGATAAATGTCCTTCAAGAGGTTCAGGATTGTGCCTAAAATTTCCGTCAGGATTGGAATTTATCAATTCATAAGTACATCCAAGGCTGTCAAACAAACGAGGTAAGGCAAGACTTCCAGTGGAATTGATACAATCAGCTACAATATGGTATTTTTTTGATTGAATCTTCTCAATGGGTAAATAGGGGATGGCTAAAATAGCTCTGATGTGATCTTCAATACTGCTGTTGTAACTGGTTTTTTGACCTAGATTGTCGATGTCTGCATAAACCAGGCCTTCCAAATTGCTTAGTTCAAGGATTTGAAGCCCTTCCTCTGCAGAAATGAATTCCCCCCTATGGTTCAATAATTTTAAAGCATTCCATTCCCGAGGATTGTGGCTTGCAGTAAGTATTATTCCTCCAGCTGCTTTGAGGTGTAAAACGGCCATCTCAATACTGGGTGTGGTAGATAGACCTGCATCAATTATACCAACACCGAGACTTTGCAGACTAGCTTCTACTAATTTTGAGACCATTTCTCCTGAAATCCGGGCATCCCGACCTAAGACTACTGTTGGTTTTGGATTTTTTTGTAAAAGTAATTTTCCAAAAGCCAGGGAGAACTTTACGATATCTTCAGTACTGAGATTTTCTCCTTTAACTCCCCCAATGGTTCCCCTTATGCCGGAGACAGAAATGATAAGACTCATCTTAAATCAATATTAGCTGACAAAAGTATTAATTTAGCGGCTTATTCCATGGATATAATTCCAAATTGAGACAAATGAAAGAATGGTTTGCAGAGTGGTTCAATACATCTTATTACCATCTGCTCTACAATCAGAGAGATGATCAGGAAGCTTCTAATTTTGTTAAAAACGTCGTTGATTTGTTGCGTCCGGATGAACATGCTAAAA is part of the Candidatus Vicinibacter affinis genome and encodes:
- a CDS encoding queuosine precursor transporter, with protein sequence MFSISKNKQTILFIVLAGLFITNAIIAEFIGVKIFSLEKSLGFGSLDFSLFGIDNLAFNLTAGVLLWPVVFVMTDIINEYFGPKGVRFLSYLASALIIYAFLVVFFAVRLQPADFWPTSHISEKTPWLGSEVGNLNTAYRLIFGQGLWIIVGSLIAFIFGQIIDVFVFHKIKEKTGENSIWLRSTGSTIISQFIDSYVVLFIAFYFGAGWSIKQVLAIGTVNYIYKFIVAVLITPLIYLIHKLIENFLGKDLAVKLKLEAMNRQNS
- a CDS encoding amidinotransferase — translated: MAKQISNTILMVRPAHFGYNQETATSNKFQKKQEKQDQKDIKSKACEEFDQMVAALRLNGVNVLVFEDSEDVVKPDAVFPNNWISMHEDGTLITYPMFAPVRRKERSENIIESLIRDFDVKKRLSLELFESKDQFLEGTGSIIFDHEHKLAYACQSVRTSMEVLQKLCLIIDYRPILFNAYDAGGFPIYHTNVLMALGKDFVVICMEAVEQGSRIRLEEQFEKTGKDVIDISFNQMESFAGNMLQVEKADHNPLLVMSKSAYESLNANQLSTLESKTDILPVSIPTIEQIGGGSARCMMAEVFLPQRFNV
- a CDS encoding cysteine desulfurase, with amino-acid sequence MNQRIYLDNAATTPLLPEVIECINHTSKNIFGNPSSIYREGAAAKSLIEESRKVLSNFLHTSPSQVFFTSCGTESSNMIISAVIKNLQVKTIISSPIEHPCVLHSCKEYAQISGVQLKYLHPDEYGRINLNELESILKESDSPALVTLIHTHNELGSLTPIKQISEICKKYSAYYHSDTVQSIGNIELNVTELDIDFATGSGHKFHGPKGIGFVYLKEPTLIKPFIYGGSQERNLRAGTENIIGIAALAKALQLCTESWKEKLAHLYHLNTYFRSALQHHELSESFNTPESEFNPKILSVNFPEQKGIEWLLMNLDIHGIAASGGSACSSGTEKSSHVLEYIRPNAKGRTVRFSFSQLNTKEELDLTLEILLKILKPPTQI
- the glmM gene encoding phosphoglucosamine mutase is translated as MSLIISVSGIRGTIGGVKGENLSTEDIVKFSLAFGKLLLQKNPKPTVVLGRDARISGEMVSKLVEASLQSLGVGIIDAGLSTTPSIEMAVLHLKAAGGIILTASHNPREWNALKLLNHRGEFISAEEGLQILELSNLEGLVYADIDNLGQKTSYNSSIEDHIRAILAIPYLPIEKIQSKKYHIVADCINSTGSLALPRLFDSLGCTYELINSNPDGNFRHNPEPLEGHLSELMEATKNKADLGIAVDPDVDRLALVDHEGQYFGEEYSLICCADFMLDVKPGNTVSNLSSSRALADLTLQKGGKHYSSAVGEVHVVNKMKEVNAVIGGEGNGGIILPDLHFGRDSLIGIVLVLANMATKNKTLSQLKSGYPLYYMHKDKINIDPTLNFEDLLKNLSAAYSDVQINLADGLKIDFKDSWLHLRKSNTEPIIRIYSEAKSEQEARILVEDIKIKIEQFN